One genomic window of Halanaerobium saccharolyticum subsp. saccharolyticum DSM 6643 includes the following:
- a CDS encoding helix-turn-helix domain-containing protein, protein MKDLNKIVAHNIKNKLDEIKMSRADFATKLGTSLQGINEIINYRRDITEFGRESLAYVNGRG, encoded by the coding sequence ATGAAAGATTTAAATAAAATTGTGGCTCATAACATAAAAAATAAATTAGATGAAATTAAAATGTCACGGGCTGATTTTGCTACCAAATTAGGAACTTCGCTTCAGGGGATAAACGAAATTATTAATTACAGAAGAGATATTACCGAATTTGGCCGAGAAAGCCTCGCTTATGTCAATGGGCGGGGATGA
- a CDS encoding antitoxin VbhA family protein, with protein MINKERIISMKRMSSKEIKEAIENVRASLAVENIEVDELSIIIGEKYLKGEISSEEAIDIITKYIKRKQSS; from the coding sequence ATGATTAATAAAGAAAGGATAATCTCAATGAAAAGAATGAGCAGCAAAGAAATTAAAGAGGCAATAGAAAATGTCAGGGCATCACTGGCTGTAGAAAATATTGAAGTGGATGAACTTAGTATAATCATCGGAGAAAAATATTTAAAGGGAGAAATATCAAGCGAGGAAGCAATCGATATTATTACTAAATATATAAAACGTAAACAGTCAAGTTAA
- a CDS encoding AbrB/MazE/SpoVT family DNA-binding domain-containing protein: MKTVKLRKVGDSYVFTIPKELKEKYNLKEDEELYIIESEDGFTVTTFNPETEEWAKAFDKTNQKYNNTFEELAKSLDSFSDDFLENRNQPELQNREEL, translated from the coding sequence ATGAAAACTGTAAAACTGAGAAAAGTTGGTGACAGCTACGTTTTTACTATTCCAAAAGAGCTTAAAGAAAAATATAATCTTAAAGAAGATGAAGAACTTTATATTATTGAAAGCGAAGATGGTTTTACAGTAACTACTTTTAATCCTGAAACTGAAGAATGGGCTAAAGCTTTTGATAAAACAAACCAGAAATATAATAATACTTTTGAGGAATTAGCCAAAAGTTTAGATAGTTTTTCTGATGACTTTTTAGAAAATAGAAATCAACCAGAACTACAAAATCGAGAGGAACTATAA
- a CDS encoding DUF6364 family protein, with protein MKKKLTISINDDLIDFAHNFSKETNQSISHIVEEYLAELKKQHEKELKNRN; from the coding sequence ATGAAAAAGAAACTCACTATAAGTATTAATGACGATCTTATAGATTTTGCTCATAATTTTTCAAAAGAAACTAATCAGTCTATTTCCCATATTGTAGAAGAATATTTAGCTGAATTAAAAAAGCAACATGAAAAAGAGTTAAAGAACAGAAATTAA
- a CDS encoding winged helix-turn-helix transcriptional regulator: MEEKITDILNILNSKDSPSQREIAKEAGISLGLVNTLLKKCAKKGLIKIERLNSRNIKYILTPAGIKEKTKKTITYVKKSYQAIKKIEAEVLKLAARAEKEDKDLYLYSDEEEDEILDLVSLVLRENNLEFEVFTAEEELARINKEESLLLHWNPDLKVEHLEPVNIFI, encoded by the coding sequence ATGGAAGAAAAAATAACTGATATTTTAAATATACTAAACAGCAAAGATAGCCCTTCTCAGCGGGAAATAGCAAAAGAGGCCGGTATTTCTTTAGGTCTGGTTAATACCCTGCTTAAAAAGTGTGCTAAAAAGGGTCTGATTAAAATTGAAAGGCTTAATTCCCGGAATATTAAATACATCTTAACCCCGGCTGGTATTAAAGAAAAAACCAAAAAGACTATTACATATGTTAAAAAATCTTATCAGGCAATTAAAAAAATTGAGGCTGAGGTGCTAAAATTGGCAGCCCGGGCTGAAAAAGAGGATAAAGATCTCTATCTCTACAGTGATGAAGAGGAAGATGAGATCCTGGATCTGGTTTCTTTAGTCTTGAGGGAAAACAATTTGGAGTTTGAAGTATTTACTGCAGAGGAAGAACTGGCCCGGATAAATAAAGAGGAGAGTCTGCTTCTGCACTGGAATCCGGATTTAAAGGTGGAGCACCTGGAGCCGGTAAATATCTTTATTTAA
- a CDS encoding nucleotidyltransferase family protein, which yields MNLSQDEKEKIKDILNKHNIKKAGIFGSYARGEAVNGKSDLDLIVELSQNNLFELTAVKLDIEEALGLSVDIITYSGLKKFAKKEDFKKEVIRDQESLIWKKK from the coding sequence ATGAATCTTTCACAGGATGAGAAAGAAAAGATCAAAGACATATTAAATAAACACAATATCAAGAAAGCTGGAATATTTGGTTCCTATGCTCGCGGTGAAGCTGTTAATGGGAAAAGTGATCTTGATTTAATTGTAGAACTTTCTCAAAATAATTTGTTTGAATTAACCGCTGTAAAATTAGATATTGAAGAAGCTCTGGGTTTATCAGTTGATATTATTACGTATAGTGGGTTGAAAAAATTTGCAAAAAAAGAAGATTTCAAAAAAGAAGTTATTAGAGATCAGGAGTCGTTAATATGGAAGAAAAAATAA
- a CDS encoding AAA family ATPase, producing the protein MQDLVTSQAHFKSIIENNSLYIDKTEFVYKIANSEEKFFLLNRPRRFGKSLFVNTLKSFYQGEKELFAGLDIYNQDWQWEEYPVIHLDYCAVVAESTESLDKSLGYALERVVREYDLKLEANTAPRMLKNLILKLYQKFDKKVVILIDEYDKPVFASLIDSHSYQFDFGKYERFQKALKSFYQILEELADHLEKVYLTGIIKFGSSSIFPDSINLVELDQNSEFAELPGFTESELDQYLTPYFSKLKAKYELTTKEVKKAFNEHYLGYRFTEKDIKVYNPFAAARVLDFGSFDNHWFNSGSPKLLFHLIQREDFNITKFEDLKVEKSKLNPASIKELTLISFMYQTGYLTIKEISAYGLVKLGFPNFEVESNFLINLLDFLTNDKINRVDIYYLRNSLVKNDEQQFRKYLNSIIDDLKKIAINQSDSVKEFYQQIFYLIAKALSSLYLKVSSEVLNNKETVEFRVKTEDNHFLLSFHYGQKEEIFNQLKAESETEKDSTYISINFDLKKRDLAEVEIKS; encoded by the coding sequence ATGCAGGATTTAGTAACTAGTCAGGCCCATTTTAAATCAATTATAGAAAACAATTCTCTATATATCGACAAAACAGAATTCGTCTACAAAATCGCAAACAGTGAGGAAAAGTTTTTTCTGCTCAACCGCCCCCGGCGTTTTGGTAAGTCATTATTTGTTAACACCCTAAAGAGTTTTTATCAAGGAGAAAAAGAGCTTTTTGCCGGCTTAGATATCTATAATCAGGACTGGCAGTGGGAAGAATATCCGGTTATTCACCTTGATTATTGTGCGGTTGTTGCAGAAAGCACAGAAAGTCTGGATAAATCGCTGGGTTATGCCCTGGAGAGAGTCGTAAGAGAATATGATCTGAAACTTGAAGCCAATACAGCTCCCAGGATGTTAAAAAATTTAATCCTAAAATTATATCAAAAATTTGATAAAAAAGTTGTGATTCTAATTGATGAATATGATAAGCCTGTATTTGCAAGTCTAATCGATTCTCACAGCTATCAGTTTGATTTTGGGAAATATGAGAGGTTTCAAAAAGCACTTAAGTCATTTTATCAGATTTTAGAAGAGCTTGCAGATCATCTGGAAAAAGTCTATCTGACAGGTATTATTAAATTTGGCAGCAGTTCAATTTTTCCGGATTCAATTAACTTAGTTGAACTGGATCAGAATTCTGAATTTGCAGAGCTGCCTGGATTTACCGAATCAGAATTAGATCAGTATTTAACTCCTTATTTCTCCAAACTTAAAGCCAAATATGAACTTACTACAAAAGAAGTAAAAAAAGCTTTTAACGAGCATTACCTGGGTTACCGCTTTACGGAAAAAGATATTAAGGTCTATAATCCTTTTGCAGCAGCAAGAGTTTTAGATTTTGGTTCTTTTGATAACCACTGGTTTAACAGCGGCTCACCAAAATTATTGTTCCATCTTATTCAGAGAGAAGATTTTAATATTACAAAGTTCGAAGATTTAAAAGTGGAAAAAAGCAAACTAAATCCGGCCAGCATCAAAGAGTTAACACTTATTTCTTTTATGTATCAGACCGGATATTTAACAATTAAGGAAATTTCAGCTTATGGTTTAGTAAAATTGGGTTTCCCGAACTTTGAGGTGGAAAGCAATTTTTTAATTAATCTGCTGGATTTTCTGACTAACGACAAAATTAATCGTGTAGATATTTATTATTTAAGAAACTCTCTTGTTAAAAATGATGAACAGCAGTTTAGAAAATATCTCAATTCAATAATTGATGATCTTAAAAAAATAGCAATTAATCAGTCAGATTCAGTTAAAGAATTCTACCAGCAAATTTTCTATTTAATTGCAAAAGCTCTAAGCAGTCTTTATCTAAAAGTATCTTCTGAAGTATTAAACAATAAAGAAACAGTAGAATTTAGAGTTAAAACGGAGGATAATCATTTTCTGCTTTCTTTTCACTATGGGCAGAAGGAAGAAATATTTAATCAGCTTAAAGCAGAATCTGAAACTGAAAAGGACTCTACTTATATTTCAATAAATTTTGATCTTAAAAAAAGAGATTTGGCTGAGGTTGAGATTAAAAGTTAA
- the hepT gene encoding type VII toxin-antitoxin system HepT family RNase toxin codes for MEKLKRKLKPELKENIADFLKKEANVKLAYIFGSYGTKYQNTYSDLDLAVFFDDPPDMSKQMELAARLELKLGKYDIDLINLNNVELAFKYEVVRSGKLIYSRDEIETAEFKEEILKYGPEAEEIKYKFQQEYITGIKEKRTDTNHKRIAEKLKFIRANLKKLKELVELEKKDFLRDYRNYDTAKYNLLAAVEAMLDIAAHIIYREGYTSPNTSADSFRILAAEGIIQENLLLKFVKMTKFRNRIVHLYDQIDEEYIYQIINNNLEDIESYVDLIVNRYF; via the coding sequence ATGGAAAAGTTAAAGAGAAAGCTTAAGCCTGAGCTTAAAGAAAATATAGCTGATTTTTTAAAAAAAGAAGCAAATGTTAAGCTGGCCTATATTTTTGGCTCTTATGGTACGAAGTATCAAAATACCTATAGTGATCTGGATTTAGCTGTATTTTTTGATGATCCACCAGATATGTCCAAGCAGATGGAGCTGGCAGCACGCCTGGAATTGAAGTTAGGAAAATATGATATTGATTTAATCAACTTAAATAATGTTGAACTGGCTTTTAAGTATGAAGTAGTTAGAAGTGGAAAGTTAATTTACAGCAGAGATGAAATTGAGACTGCTGAGTTTAAAGAAGAGATTTTAAAATATGGTCCTGAGGCTGAAGAAATTAAATATAAATTTCAGCAGGAGTATATTACAGGAATAAAGGAGAAAAGAACAGATACAAATCATAAACGGATAGCAGAAAAGCTAAAATTCATCAGAGCTAATCTAAAAAAATTGAAAGAACTGGTTGAACTTGAAAAGAAAGATTTTTTGAGAGATTACAGGAACTATGATACTGCTAAATATAATCTACTGGCAGCAGTAGAAGCCATGTTAGATATAGCAGCCCATATTATTTATCGAGAAGGATATACAAGTCCTAATACAAGTGCTGATTCTTTTAGAATACTTGCTGCTGAGGGGATTATCCAGGAAAATTTACTGTTAAAGTTTGTTAAAATGACTAAATTCAGAAATAGGATTGTCCATCTCTATGATCAAATTGATGAGGAATATATTTATCAAATAATAAATAATAATTTGGAAGATATAGAAAGTTATGTTGATTTAATTGTCAATAGATATTTCTAA
- the hepT gene encoding type VII toxin-antitoxin system HepT family RNase toxin encodes MVDAEVVRNKLEHLEEYINDLEEYQDLSLERLAGDKVLFRYLERTIHLAVDSVLNIGSHIISDERLGNPKVNSEIIEILAENHIIKENVESYIKMAKFRNVIVHDYAEIDPEILLMIIKENVIDLKVIFRWYMEYID; translated from the coding sequence ATGGTAGATGCAGAAGTAGTCAGAAATAAACTTGAACACCTGGAAGAATATATCAATGATCTGGAGGAATACCAGGATTTAAGCCTCGAAAGATTAGCTGGGGATAAAGTTCTATTTCGTTATTTAGAAAGAACAATTCATTTAGCAGTAGATAGTGTCCTGAACATTGGCAGTCATATTATAAGTGATGAGCGGCTCGGCAATCCGAAAGTTAACAGTGAGATTATAGAGATTCTAGCTGAAAATCATATTATTAAAGAAAATGTTGAGAGCTATATTAAAATGGCTAAATTCAGAAATGTAATTGTTCATGATTATGCAGAAATAGATCCAGAGATTTTACTGATGATCATTAAAGAAAATGTAATTGACTTAAAAGTTATTTTCAGGTGGTATATGGAATATATTGATTAA
- the mntA gene encoding type VII toxin-antitoxin system MntA family adenylyltransferase antitoxin, which produces MLSGNAKVNKKEIENKIRDYFTKRNDISAVYIFGSFNTERFSQNSDLDLAVIYSEGLDKFKRFDLKLELMAALEKLIEIEVDIVDFENVDLKFKHQILDGKLIYCSDQSRRVELEKRAILNYIDMRKFYKIYDQHLGKRF; this is translated from the coding sequence ATGCTATCCGGAAATGCTAAAGTAAATAAAAAAGAAATTGAAAATAAAATCAGAGATTATTTTACTAAGCGAAATGATATTTCAGCTGTCTATATTTTTGGTTCTTTTAATACTGAAAGATTTAGTCAAAATAGTGACCTGGATCTGGCTGTGATTTATTCAGAAGGATTGGATAAATTTAAAAGATTTGATTTAAAATTAGAACTAATGGCCGCACTGGAGAAATTAATTGAGATAGAAGTTGATATTGTTGATTTTGAAAATGTTGATTTAAAATTTAAACATCAGATTCTGGACGGAAAATTAATTTACTGCAGTGATCAGAGCCGCAGAGTTGAGCTGGAAAAGAGAGCAATTTTAAATTATATAGATATGCGTAAATTTTATAAAATTTATGATCAGCACCTGGGAAAGAGGTTTTAG
- a CDS encoding type II toxin-antitoxin system VapC family toxin produces MKNTLVDAGPLIALFDKDDIYHKQMLEFLKSYNCHLYTTWPVITETLYVLSFSTEVQLDFLSWLDRGGLRVLNFDQNILKRVIDLTKKYNDLAADFADASLVAVAEREDIKDIVSIDSDFNLYQTKKGTFLNNIFISS; encoded by the coding sequence ATGAAAAATACTCTGGTTGATGCTGGCCCATTGATTGCTCTTTTTGATAAAGATGATATTTATCATAAGCAAATGTTAGAATTTTTAAAGTCATATAATTGTCATTTATATACAACCTGGCCGGTAATAACTGAAACTCTTTATGTGCTCAGTTTTTCAACAGAAGTACAACTTGATTTTTTAAGCTGGCTGGACCGAGGTGGTTTAAGAGTTTTGAACTTTGATCAAAATATTTTAAAGCGAGTAATAGATTTAACTAAAAAATATAATGATTTAGCTGCTGATTTTGCTGATGCTTCGCTGGTAGCGGTGGCAGAAAGAGAAGATATTAAAGATATTGTTTCTATTGACTCTGATTTTAATCTTTATCAAACAAAAAAGGGTACTTTTTTAAATAATATTTTCATCAGCAGTTAA
- a CDS encoding ribbon-helix-helix protein, CopG family produces the protein MISVRLPEDLEKKLNQLAESENVTKTYLVKEALNKYIAEKETKKDSYQLGQDLFGKHGSNKGELSTTYKKRVSDKIHEKYSG, from the coding sequence ATGATTAGTGTAAGACTTCCAGAAGATTTGGAAAAAAAGTTAAATCAATTAGCAGAGTCCGAAAATGTCACCAAGACTTATCTGGTTAAAGAGGCCTTAAATAAATACATTGCCGAAAAAGAAACGAAAAAGGATTCCTATCAACTGGGTCAAGACCTATTTGGAAAACATGGAAGTAATAAAGGCGAGCTTTCAACAACTTACAAGAAGAGAGTGAGTGATAAGATTCATGAAAAATACTCTGGTTGA
- a CDS encoding site-specific integrase, with protein sequence MNKVEPIRDKSKIAELKEILMQQSYRNYILFVLGINTGLRISDMLKLKVKNVRDKTHIVLKEQKTSKNKRFLINSNLRRELKDYIKGMEAEEHLFQSRIGTNKPLTRFQAYRIFSEAGRKAGLESIACHSTRKTFGYWHYKKNKDVALLQKLFNHSSPSITLDYIGITQDIMDESIEKFSL encoded by the coding sequence ATGAATAAAGTTGAGCCGATCAGAGATAAAAGTAAAATTGCTGAGCTGAAGGAGATTCTTATGCAGCAGAGCTACCGCAATTATATACTATTTGTGCTGGGGATTAATACCGGCCTCAGGATCAGTGATATGCTGAAGCTTAAGGTCAAAAATGTGCGGGATAAAACTCATATTGTCCTGAAGGAGCAGAAGACATCCAAAAATAAGCGCTTTTTGATCAACTCCAACCTGCGGCGGGAGCTCAAAGACTATATTAAGGGTATGGAAGCAGAAGAACATCTATTTCAGAGCCGGATTGGGACAAATAAACCTTTAACACGTTTTCAGGCGTACAGGATTTTTAGTGAAGCAGGCCGTAAAGCAGGGCTGGAAAGCATTGCCTGCCACAGCACCAGAAAAACTTTTGGGTACTGGCACTACAAAAAGAATAAGGATGTGGCTCTTCTACAGAAATTATTTAACCATTCTTCTCCCAGTATTACCTTAGATTATATCGGGATCACCCAGGATATAATGGATGAGTCGATAGAGAAGTTTTCGCTTTAA
- a CDS encoding response regulator transcription factor: MTMQRILIIDDDQQICKILRDYFNHENFEVFEAHDGKEGLRKINELAPDVIILDLMLPEKNGLDICRELKPNNEIPIIILSAKNRENDRIKGLELGADDYVTKPFSPKEVVLRTKNVLRRMTKNQDQEKLKFPNLVINKNQRLVKVKGEEIAFAPKEFDLLWQMASSPKTVFSREKLLELVWEYDYYGGIRTVDTHIKAVRNKLGAEVGEYIQTVWGIGYKFVAK, translated from the coding sequence ATGACTATGCAAAGGATTTTAATCATAGATGATGATCAGCAGATTTGTAAGATTTTGCGGGATTACTTTAATCATGAAAATTTTGAGGTTTTTGAAGCCCACGATGGTAAAGAGGGTTTAAGAAAGATAAATGAATTAGCACCAGATGTTATTATTCTAGATTTAATGTTACCAGAAAAAAATGGGCTGGATATTTGCCGAGAATTAAAACCCAATAATGAGATACCGATAATTATTTTGAGTGCTAAAAATAGAGAAAATGATCGGATAAAAGGGCTGGAACTGGGAGCAGATGACTATGTTACCAAGCCATTTAGCCCCAAAGAAGTTGTACTTAGAACCAAAAATGTTTTACGCAGAATGACTAAGAATCAGGATCAGGAAAAATTGAAATTCCCCAATTTAGTTATTAATAAAAATCAAAGGCTGGTAAAAGTAAAAGGAGAAGAAATTGCTTTCGCTCCCAAAGAGTTTGATCTGCTGTGGCAGATGGCTTCCTCTCCCAAAACAGTTTTCAGCAGAGAAAAACTTTTAGAGCTGGTCTGGGAATATGATTATTATGGGGGAATTAGAACGGTAGATACTCATATTAAAGCTGTTAGAAATAAGTTAGGGGCAGAAGTAGGAGAATATATTCAGACAGTCTGGGGAATTGGTTATAAGTTTGTTGCAAAATAG
- a CDS encoding ATP-binding protein, with translation MKFNLEKNTFFTKLIFRFLAITMIVILIFGFSVITYFKTFFIEQKENQINKNSSAVIDYLADSKAEANKQEIVNWLSIIGELNEGNAWLINKEGVLEFSYPYSFDEERTFSGYETIFEGNTISREVNTDDFELTMLFVGMPVRYQGEVIAALLVFTPIEEINSIIKHIVRIMVYISLAALIFILFISYYFSRSLANPLQNMGFVAAKISQGEYGKKVEIEEKGASKEIKILSDSINLMSEKLKKTIKSLAEEKNKLKYVLSGMEEGIIAVNSSGKIILANQSASKLFDFKAEIRGQEISEVKLDSRVVNVFEEIIKKKDFESKQLVIEREATNQYYLVHFTAIKLEDESFWGGVAIFHDISERYRFEQLQREFVANVSHELKSPLSSIKGSVEILLDGIINDETEKREYLKMILKESNSLSKLIDETLTLAEFDAGGVELNKEKIKIEDLFENLRVFFNNIKKEKQSLELEVEDDLSVSANCEKIRQVLINLLSNSVKYSAADGQIKLKAERDDNQIKISILDNGIGIPESEQKNIWERFYKVDKARTPGERSSGLGLAIVKQIVNEHQGEVSLESSKGEGSIFSFTIPDSNK, from the coding sequence ATGAAATTTAATTTAGAAAAAAACACTTTTTTTACAAAACTAATATTTAGATTTCTGGCAATCACAATGATAGTTATTTTGATTTTTGGGTTTTCAGTGATTACATATTTCAAAACATTTTTTATAGAGCAAAAAGAAAATCAAATAAATAAAAATAGTTCTGCAGTTATTGATTATCTTGCAGATTCTAAAGCAGAAGCTAATAAACAGGAGATTGTAAATTGGCTGAGTATAATAGGCGAGTTGAATGAAGGAAATGCTTGGTTAATTAATAAAGAGGGAGTTTTAGAATTCAGTTATCCTTATTCCTTTGATGAAGAGAGGACTTTTTCAGGTTATGAGACTATCTTTGAAGGAAATACAATTTCTAGAGAAGTTAATACTGATGATTTTGAGCTGACAATGCTCTTTGTAGGGATGCCTGTTAGGTATCAGGGTGAAGTTATTGCAGCTTTACTAGTTTTTACTCCAATAGAAGAAATCAATTCAATAATCAAACATATAGTTAGAATAATGGTTTATATTTCTTTAGCTGCTTTGATTTTTATACTTTTTATTTCCTATTATTTTTCTCGTTCGCTGGCAAATCCGCTGCAGAATATGGGATTTGTGGCTGCAAAGATAAGCCAGGGTGAGTATGGCAAAAAAGTAGAAATTGAAGAAAAAGGAGCAAGTAAGGAGATTAAAATTCTTTCTGATAGTATCAATTTGATGTCTGAGAAATTGAAAAAGACAATTAAAAGCCTGGCTGAAGAAAAAAATAAGCTTAAGTATGTATTGTCAGGGATGGAAGAAGGAATTATTGCAGTAAATAGCTCGGGCAAAATTATTCTGGCAAATCAGTCGGCTTCTAAATTATTTGACTTTAAGGCTGAGATAAGAGGTCAAGAGATTAGTGAGGTTAAATTAGATTCCAGAGTAGTTAATGTTTTTGAAGAAATCATAAAGAAAAAAGATTTTGAAAGTAAGCAGTTAGTTATTGAAAGAGAAGCTACAAATCAATATTATCTGGTGCATTTTACTGCAATTAAACTTGAAGATGAAAGCTTCTGGGGTGGAGTTGCAATCTTTCATGACATAAGTGAGCGATATCGTTTTGAACAGCTGCAGAGAGAATTTGTGGCTAATGTTTCACATGAGTTGAAAAGTCCGCTTTCTTCAATTAAGGGCTCGGTTGAAATTTTGCTGGATGGTATTATAAATGATGAAACAGAAAAAAGAGAGTACCTAAAAATGATTCTAAAGGAAAGTAATAGTTTATCTAAGCTGATAGATGAGACTTTAACTCTGGCAGAATTTGACGCCGGTGGAGTTGAATTGAATAAGGAAAAGATAAAGATTGAGGATCTTTTTGAAAACTTGAGGGTCTTTTTTAATAATATCAAAAAAGAGAAACAGAGCCTGGAGTTAGAGGTTGAGGATGATTTATCAGTCTCTGCTAATTGCGAAAAAATAAGGCAGGTTTTAATTAATCTTTTAAGTAATAGTGTCAAATATTCTGCTGCAGATGGACAGATTAAATTAAAAGCCGAAAGAGATGATAATCAAATTAAAATTTCGATTTTAGATAATGGAATTGGAATTCCAGAGTCTGAACAGAAAAATATTTGGGAGAGATTTTATAAAGTTGATAAGGCAAGAACTCCCGGTGAGCGAAGCAGCGGCTTAGGTCTGGCAATCGTAAAACAAATTGTAAATGAGCACCAGGGGGAAGTTTCTCTGGAAAGCAGTAAGGGAGAGGGCTCTATTTTCAGTTTCACTATTCCAGACTCTAACAAGTAA
- a CDS encoding 5'-nucleotidase C-terminal domain-containing protein produces the protein MGKQSFFLCLLLISLLIFNSSALAAAEEKIELNDQSINLENDEQIMELKEEIEKKREIEKDMIIGSTVVFLNGEEDQIRSRESNLGNLITDAIVNKAKVHLAVINSRTINSSINKGLINIRNIREVLPAKDEVIIKKIKGSELLKALKHGVSKYPDTASFFPQLSGIKLIFAEVQNGENEILRASINYEQIKKNKNYLMATNDFLADGGDGYEEFKEAEKIENAGRLDQIFIDYLKQQEIIEEIQMNRIIPVRKKDGNYVYQVKQGDYLYLIAQKFSTTVKEIMTANGLENRSLIFQGQELIIPHLR, from the coding sequence ATGGGAAAACAGTCATTTTTTCTTTGTCTTTTATTAATATCTTTACTGATATTTAATTCATCAGCATTAGCAGCAGCTGAGGAAAAAATAGAATTAAACGATCAATCTATAAATTTAGAAAATGATGAACAAATTATGGAACTAAAAGAAGAGATAGAAAAAAAGAGAGAAATAGAAAAAGATATGATTATTGGCAGTACTGTTGTATTTTTAAATGGAGAAGAAGATCAGATAAGAAGCAGGGAAAGCAATTTAGGTAACTTAATTACTGATGCAATTGTGAATAAAGCCAAAGTTCATTTAGCAGTCATCAACAGCCGAACCATAAATTCTTCAATTAATAAAGGTTTAATCAATATTAGAAATATACGGGAAGTTCTTCCGGCTAAAGATGAAGTAATTATTAAGAAAATAAAGGGTTCAGAGTTACTTAAAGCTCTTAAACATGGGGTTTCTAAATATCCTGATACAGCCAGTTTTTTTCCTCAGTTAAGTGGAATTAAGCTTATATTTGCTGAAGTTCAGAATGGAGAAAATGAAATTTTAAGGGCTTCGATCAATTATGAGCAAATAAAAAAAAATAAAAACTATTTAATGGCAACGAATGATTTTCTGGCAGATGGTGGGGATGGGTATGAAGAATTTAAAGAGGCTGAAAAAATAGAAAATGCCGGCCGACTTGATCAAATTTTTATAGATTATCTGAAACAGCAGGAAATTATAGAAGAAATTCAGATGAACAGAATTATTCCTGTCAGGAAAAAGGATGGAAATTATGTTTATCAAGTTAAACAGGGAGACTATCTTTATTTAATTGCTCAAAAGTTTTCGACCACAGTTAAGGAAATTATGACAGCAAATGGACTAGAAAATAGAAGTTTAATTTTTCAGGGTCAAGAATTAATAATACCCCATCTAAGGTGA